In Lolium rigidum isolate FL_2022 chromosome 7, APGP_CSIRO_Lrig_0.1, whole genome shotgun sequence, the DNA window caaaaaaaaattaattccCGAACTACAGTGGTGTGTGTAATCTGtaccatgtggcgtgtgtaaagagACAAAAATAAATGCCACATGAATGGTTATTGTGAAGCACCAGAAAAAAAATTACACTGGCCACACAAAAAGTTGTTTTTGTGAAACTTTGTGTACCAGCATAGAATGTCCAGATTTAGACCCagatttctttttcaaattttttagacacttcaaaatatgtttttttgtcaGTGGGTACATCTACCCTAAGAATGAACCCAAATATATTTCCCGGACTATAGTTGTTCCTTTTATTACTGGACTAAGACTTGCCATAACAGCAAGTTTGCTATTTTGTCATGTCCTGTACCAACAACTTCGGACGCTCAAAACACGTACAGTACTTTTTAGGTGGGTTGGGGGATACAAATCACATCACTGACATGGGAGGACAAGTAGATACAACCTGAGGCCGGGTGTAACAAACCTTTTGAGTAATAAAGTGTTCTTTTTTGAAAAATAGACACTGCGTTCTAACTGCAACTTGTACACGACAATATACGAAAATTTACATAAGGATATGCAGATAACCCGCAGTCGTGGACTCGCCGCCAATCTCGTACGTACACGGTGTGCACTGACTCAAGCTGTTGGCTCCAAGACGCAGCTGTCGACGATGAACCGGGCGATGAGTCGGATCAGCTCGCCGGTGGTCTCTGACCACGGGTCCAGCGTGTAGAACCCGTGCGGCTGACCTCCGAACTCGATGGCCTTCACTGGCTTGCCCAACGCCGCCAGCCGCTCCGCATAGTCGACGTTGCGGTCGCGCAGAATGTCggtgccgccggagacgacgaggaCCGGCGGGAACTCCACCGAACCCAGGCCAGGGCTGTCCGGTCCGAACGGGTTGGCTATATGGTGGTCCCTGCTGGCGCCGACAGGCAGCGAGAGCCGCCAGAACTGGTCCAGCAAGGCCAGGTTGACGAACGGCAACTCCTCCAGTGGGAACTCCACCGCCTCCGACTTCGATCGGTCGACGCCGCCAAAGAAGGGCATTAGCAGGACGTACCCTTTGATCGTGATAGGGTCGACGTCGCCCTCACCGCGTTTGGGCGTGGccgagccggcgcgcacggcgAGGTGGTGCGCCATGGTCCCACCCGCGGAGTCGCCGGTGACGAACACGCGGCCGAAGTCTGCGGCCTCGGCGAGCCAGCCGTCGGAGGCGGCGGCGTTTACGGACTGATCGCTTAGCCATTTTAGGAAGCCTTCGGCGTCGTCGAAAGCGGCGGGGAGGCGGTGCTCTGGGGCTAGGCGGTACCCGGCGGAGAGAACAACGACGCCAGCCTCCGTGGCGAGCCGGAGGCAGAAGCTGTGGACGTTGCCCCACGTGCACGAGCCGAGGCAGAAGCCCCCGCCGTGGAAGTGGACGAGCACCGGCAGCTTCCGGCCCACCGGGTCGGCGCCGGCCGACGGCTTGTACATGCGGACGCGGAGGTTGTTGGCCTTGTCGTAGACGGCGTCCCTCCACTGCACGCTCGGATGGTCGCTGGGAAAAGTGGTTGGGGAGAACTCCGGGTCGTCCGGCGAACGGATGATGGAGCCGTCGCTGAGTACGCGGAGGAATCCGAAGAGGTCCTCGACAACGTTTGCGTCGCCGGGGGCGGGGGCAGCCACGGCGGCCGGCATGTCGTGCACGTAGGCCTGGTGTAAAGCTTCAGCGGAACAACGGTGAGAGGAAATGCAGGAAGTACTGCTAGGAAGGTAGCTAGTGTTGGTGAGATTAGCAAACCTTAAGCACTCTTATATATCTAGCCATCCCATACCAAACAAATATTACCCTGTCCATCTAAGATGCCGGAGATTGgtctaaatttgaatatatttatacactaaaaaatgtctagatacatttaaattttgataaattgGCGATATTTTTTTACAGATAGAGATAGTATTTCAAATATGGATTTTTTTTTAAGTGCTCTTCATCCATTCTGTAAAACTACACATTCGCACAGAAAAGTTAAGAGTTGACATAGAGATGGCAATATGTCATTTATTAACGTTTGAACTTTGAACTCTATTAACAGTAATCCATTGTACAATGTGTTTTTGTTTTCTCTAAATATTTTTGAGCACATAAAATATATTGTCTTATCATTTATACATGTCTACTCCCTCCGCTCTCAAATAAGAAAATAAGTGTACTTTTAACTTTTCTACCCTAAATCAAGCTCTGACCAGTTTCATTAAAAAATAGCTACATTTATAATATTATCACTAGATCCAACTTGAAGCATAGTTTCATAATATAGAAATTTAATGTCATAAATATACCCATGTTTTATATATAAAATCGGTTAAAATTAAAATAGTTTTACTTGGGACAAAAGCTAAATGTAAACTTGCaccaaacggagggagtaaggcAGAAATTGGCATGTCTATCAAACAGCGAAAGAAATTAGCATGCATGTATTAACAACCAAAGATGTTGATATTATTGTGAATATTTATCAAGTAGGAACTTTAGAGTGTTTTATCTCTCTAAACTGCACTGGGTTTACGATCTGCCTTCAAGATTAGATTTGCTTTGGCAAGGTAGCTAGAGTGCATCTCTCAATGTTTCAACCTGTTTTTGATAGTTCAAAGTTGCCAGCCGAGGACTTAACAAATTTCCGATGTATCGACATTAAAGTGGTTACATGGTAACTAACTACGAAGTAGATTGATAATTTGTGTCTTATTTCACTTGTAAGAAAAGAGCCTGATTTTTTTATAGAAACATATAAATGGGATCTACTTTTGAAGTGGTCGCCGTACGAACTTAACTCAAATTGAAAGCACAATTTGAGCTTCCAATACACCGATTCCATTATTTGCGCACCTTTTCTATGCACACTTAGTATTTTGATTTTTCTCTTAAGTCTATGTAGCACCACACTTTTTTGCATGTCATCATGAACTGAGAGGGGTTTTGCATGCACTACACTTTTTTTCATGTCAACCGGAACTGAGAGGGGTTTTGCATGCAAGAGACCACAAGATAGGAGCGCGTCCTGAGAGCGAATGTGCGCCGGATATAATTTCCAAAATATAAATTGTTCTACTCCCCTAAAATGTATTTTTGTGGCGGTCATCCTTTCTTCATTTCTTTGACACGCCGATGACTGCAAATAAACTTGGTAAATGCGCTTGTTTTCCAATGTAAGAAAACTAGTAACTGCAAACTAGTTGACACACTACGATGAGTagtgcactagtggaaaacgggcctgtaatcccggttcgtttgggcctttagtcccggtttccaaaccgggaccaattaggcgggactaaaggtcctcccttttagtcccggttgtaaaacaaaccgggactaatggtcccgccacgtgggctcgttattttttttaatccatttggttatgtccaattattttttgctcctcttttttttctattttttcagaatttctagtattt includes these proteins:
- the LOC124678521 gene encoding probable carboxylesterase 15: MPAAVAAPAPGDANVVEDLFGFLRVLSDGSIIRSPDDPEFSPTTFPSDHPSVQWRDAVYDKANNLRVRMYKPSAGADPVGRKLPVLVHFHGGGFCLGSCTWGNVHSFCLRLATEAGVVVLSAGYRLAPEHRLPAAFDDAEGFLKWLSDQSVNAAASDGWLAEAADFGRVFVTGDSAGGTMAHHLAVRAGSATPKRGEGDVDPITIKGYVLLMPFFGGVDRSKSEAVEFPLEELPFVNLALLDQFWRLSLPVGASRDHHIANPFGPDSPGLGSVEFPPVLVVSGGTDILRDRNVDYAERLAALGKPVKAIEFGGQPHGFYTLDPWSETTGELIRLIARFIVDSCVLEPTA